A stretch of Puniceicoccus vermicola DNA encodes these proteins:
- a CDS encoding glycosyltransferase family 9 protein — protein sequence MRILIIKPSSFGDIVHALLVVDRIRTQIPDVEIDWVARDIFAGMVEASGLARKVLRFERSPGGFLRVCREMRKEIYDVTLDMQGLARSGIMTFFSRSKMKIGRYDAREGSKFFYRVKVPIPPGPPPYHAVEILRQFQRPLGLYDLDPEALSFPNSPKLPEGPPPGSILLFPESRRAEKEWQGFADLAQSLAKRFPDRTIGWLGTGKEPLAEKGDFPETVVDYRGKVPLASLPSVMREAAVVVANDSGPMHLAAAMDRHVIAVFGPTDPKLYGPYPFDKPENVSIRGEQGDLKNVSVEAVEEAVLRLVL from the coding sequence GTGCGGATTCTCATTATTAAGCCCTCCTCTTTTGGCGACATCGTTCACGCTCTGCTGGTGGTGGATCGAATTCGAACCCAGATTCCGGATGTGGAGATCGATTGGGTCGCCCGTGATATTTTTGCCGGAATGGTCGAAGCCTCGGGTCTGGCTCGGAAAGTTCTTCGCTTCGAGCGGAGTCCGGGCGGATTTCTTAGAGTCTGTCGGGAAATGCGGAAGGAGATTTACGACGTCACTCTGGACATGCAGGGCTTGGCCCGGAGCGGGATCATGACCTTTTTCTCGCGTTCCAAGATGAAGATCGGGCGCTATGATGCCCGTGAGGGATCGAAGTTTTTCTATCGGGTCAAGGTGCCTATTCCGCCGGGTCCACCGCCATACCACGCGGTAGAGATTCTCCGGCAGTTCCAACGCCCATTAGGCCTCTACGACTTGGATCCGGAAGCTCTGAGTTTTCCAAACAGTCCGAAGCTGCCCGAGGGTCCACCTCCGGGATCTATCCTCTTGTTCCCCGAAAGCCGACGGGCGGAAAAAGAGTGGCAGGGCTTTGCTGACCTTGCTCAATCCCTGGCGAAAAGGTTTCCAGATCGCACGATCGGCTGGCTTGGCACCGGGAAAGAACCGCTGGCGGAAAAGGGAGATTTCCCGGAAACAGTCGTCGACTACCGCGGGAAAGTGCCCTTGGCCTCTCTGCCGTCTGTGATGCGTGAGGCCGCAGTCGTCGTGGCAAACGATAGTGGCCCAATGCATCTCGCCGCCGCCATGGATCGTCACGTCATCGCCGTCTTTGGTCCGACGGACCCCAAACTCTACGGCCCATATCCCTTCGATAAACCAGAGAATGTCTCCATCCGGGGAGAGCAAGGCGATCTCAAGAATGTTTCGGTGGAGGCAGTCGAAGAAGCAGTGCTACGGCTCGTGCTCTAG
- a CDS encoding glycosyltransferase family 9 protein, translating into MERRTGSGWIATMFLLVRVLSFLVRILPDFILQGICLGLGMFLYLLKSKRRIVMSNLAHIYPDLSEKELRRLARKNCILTIEMGLFALASPGFDSTSIHKRLKFGEDFEENYHRVAGTSPMLILLPHNYLNEMVIFTPNMLGLEKKKAAAIFRPMDDPKLDDWIRQTRERGGLKLLSRRGGLEAAIGHLRACGHLAILADQSAGDSGILGRVGGRTASLSPFPDLLVRKFPVQLAFVYIERTGFFRGTLHMGTPKDRDREPSVLFAEWMTEKLQNSEGWETNWLWMHRRWKTQRKPEKRLRLEQKRGISSDFYPIPDDRSRADRFYLRLPNWLGDIVMLTPLIRAIRKARPDVRLTLVYRPQFESLIDLLQIPCDDRLPADSRNAEGRKLLKDRRHDYPDTAILFTNSFRGDKEMWTTRAEQRFGINRPGKPRPLLTHSWEMPADLDEQSIHQTELWNRFLQHFGLLEEPDTQPLNGDPVSPDSFRIGLFSGSENSPEKRWAPEKWISLVEKLLAEYPSADIELYGTQGDREITEKILSAANNPRLTDYAGKTNLAELGERVRNCRFAIGNDSGGMHLANALGCPGVVLFGPTNPVRTRPVFDDPLEIVQAPDASPTGGGTMEAIEVGEVLAATRKLVDVPGN; encoded by the coding sequence TTGGAGAGGCGGACGGGTTCAGGTTGGATAGCGACAATGTTTCTCCTCGTCCGAGTCTTATCTTTTCTTGTTCGCATTCTTCCTGATTTTATCCTTCAGGGGATCTGTCTGGGGCTCGGCATGTTCCTCTATCTCCTCAAATCGAAGAGGAGGATCGTCATGTCCAACTTGGCGCACATCTATCCGGATCTCTCGGAGAAGGAACTTCGCCGCCTGGCCCGAAAGAATTGCATTTTGACAATCGAGATGGGTCTCTTCGCCCTCGCCTCGCCCGGGTTCGACTCCACCAGCATCCACAAACGCTTGAAGTTCGGAGAGGACTTTGAGGAAAACTACCACCGAGTCGCCGGGACCTCACCGATGCTCATCCTCCTCCCCCACAACTATCTCAACGAGATGGTCATTTTCACCCCCAACATGCTGGGCTTGGAGAAAAAGAAAGCGGCCGCGATCTTCCGTCCCATGGATGATCCGAAGCTCGACGACTGGATCCGCCAGACCCGCGAACGGGGCGGACTGAAACTGCTCTCCCGTCGCGGCGGACTCGAAGCGGCAATTGGCCACCTCCGGGCCTGCGGCCACCTTGCGATTCTCGCCGACCAGAGCGCCGGCGATTCCGGCATTCTCGGGCGCGTCGGCGGCCGAACCGCTTCCCTCTCCCCTTTTCCCGATCTTCTGGTCCGGAAGTTTCCGGTTCAACTCGCTTTCGTCTACATTGAGCGCACTGGATTCTTCCGCGGAACCCTCCATATGGGGACTCCCAAGGATCGCGACCGTGAGCCTTCCGTTCTTTTCGCGGAATGGATGACCGAGAAACTTCAGAACTCCGAAGGCTGGGAAACGAACTGGCTCTGGATGCACCGTCGGTGGAAGACCCAGCGTAAACCCGAGAAACGGCTTCGCCTCGAGCAAAAGCGCGGCATCTCCTCCGACTTCTACCCAATCCCCGACGACCGCTCCCGCGCCGACCGTTTCTACCTTCGCCTACCCAACTGGCTGGGCGACATCGTTATGCTCACTCCGCTGATTCGGGCGATTCGCAAGGCCCGGCCCGATGTCCGACTCACCCTCGTCTACCGTCCTCAATTTGAATCCCTGATCGATCTTCTTCAAATTCCCTGCGACGATCGCCTCCCCGCCGACAGCCGCAATGCTGAAGGTCGCAAGCTCTTAAAAGACAGACGTCACGACTACCCCGATACGGCCATCCTTTTCACCAACTCATTCCGCGGAGACAAGGAAATGTGGACGACCCGCGCCGAACAGAGGTTTGGGATCAATCGTCCCGGCAAACCACGCCCTCTTCTCACTCACTCGTGGGAGATGCCGGCGGACCTCGACGAACAGTCAATCCATCAAACCGAACTCTGGAACCGCTTCCTGCAACACTTCGGTCTACTCGAAGAACCGGATACCCAACCGCTGAACGGCGACCCCGTTTCGCCAGACTCCTTCCGTATCGGTCTATTCTCCGGCTCGGAAAACTCGCCGGAGAAACGCTGGGCCCCTGAGAAATGGATCAGCCTCGTCGAGAAACTCCTTGCTGAATATCCATCCGCGGACATCGAACTCTACGGCACCCAGGGAGACCGTGAAATTACCGAAAAGATTCTCTCCGCAGCCAATAACCCACGGTTAACCGATTACGCCGGAAAGACGAACTTGGCCGAGCTCGGTGAACGGGTGAGAAACTGCCGTTTCGCCATCGGCAACGATTCCGGAGGCATGCACTTGGCCAATGCTTTGGGCTGCCCCGGTGTGGTCCTGTTCGGACCAACCAACCCCGTTCGTACACGCCCCGTTTTCGATGATCCCTTGGAGATTGTTCAGGCTCCCGATGCCTCTCCGACCGGGGGAGGGACCATGGAGGCCATTGAGGTCGGTGAAGTTCTGGCGGCGACGCGGAAGCTCGTGGACGTCCCGGGAAACTGA
- a CDS encoding pyruvate carboxylase subunit B, whose translation MANKTPVIFNNTVLRDGHQSLAATRMRTEQMLPAAPILDSLGFGALETWGGATIDAGLRFLGEFPFDRLDAVKKAAPKTPHMMLLRGQNIVQYQNFPDDVVTAFVKNSAKHGMDIFRIFDALNDPRNMRCAIEAAKSAGKQAHGTICYTTSPVHDVEAFIRLGEELADMGCDAIVIKDMAGLIPPHVTSQIVSGLKKRLKIPVWIHTHDTAGLGASTYMAAIEAGVDAVDTSIVPFANGTGQPDTVRMMALLAGFDRKPDYDSKEKMEKLTELRKYFETVYGELSDFTAHKNEVVDSDTLLYQVPGGMLSNFRNQLKEQKMEDKFDEVFAEIPVVREALGWIPLVTPTSQIVGVQAMLNVKFGRWKNFSPQAMDIALGYYGQTPAPVNQEVRDLAAKKTGKDPITCRPADLQKPRMEQLAAELREKGYPDDEEHCVIWAMFPQGIENLYKKKAEGEAPAAAAKPAAAAAPQGAAPAPATPVGSGRFSRMKVAINGTSHDVSVEEL comes from the coding sequence ATGGCAAACAAAACACCCGTTATTTTCAACAATACTGTTCTTCGGGATGGTCACCAATCGCTCGCGGCTACCCGGATGCGCACAGAGCAGATGCTGCCCGCCGCCCCGATACTGGATTCTCTCGGATTCGGAGCGCTTGAGACTTGGGGCGGAGCCACAATTGATGCCGGGCTGCGTTTCCTCGGTGAGTTCCCCTTTGACCGCCTCGACGCGGTGAAGAAGGCGGCTCCGAAGACCCCTCACATGATGCTTTTGCGGGGGCAGAACATTGTCCAATACCAGAACTTCCCGGATGATGTCGTCACGGCTTTCGTCAAGAACTCGGCGAAACATGGGATGGATATTTTCCGCATCTTTGACGCCCTGAACGATCCCCGGAACATGCGTTGCGCGATTGAGGCCGCCAAGAGTGCTGGCAAGCAGGCTCATGGGACTATCTGTTACACGACCAGCCCCGTCCATGATGTTGAAGCCTTCATCCGCCTGGGGGAAGAGTTGGCCGATATGGGCTGCGATGCCATTGTCATCAAGGATATGGCGGGTCTGATCCCTCCGCATGTGACCAGTCAGATTGTTTCCGGCCTGAAAAAGCGCCTAAAGATTCCGGTTTGGATTCACACTCACGACACCGCAGGCTTGGGCGCCTCGACCTACATGGCCGCCATTGAGGCAGGCGTCGATGCGGTCGATACTTCGATCGTTCCTTTCGCCAATGGAACGGGGCAGCCCGATACCGTTCGGATGATGGCGCTTCTCGCCGGCTTTGATCGCAAGCCCGACTATGACTCCAAAGAAAAGATGGAGAAGTTGACCGAGCTTCGGAAATATTTCGAAACTGTGTACGGAGAGCTTTCCGACTTCACCGCTCACAAAAATGAGGTCGTTGATAGTGATACGCTGCTCTACCAAGTTCCGGGGGGGATGCTCAGCAACTTCCGCAATCAGCTCAAAGAGCAGAAGATGGAGGACAAGTTCGACGAGGTCTTTGCCGAGATCCCGGTGGTCCGCGAAGCGCTCGGCTGGATTCCCCTTGTCACACCGACGTCTCAGATTGTTGGGGTGCAGGCCATGCTGAACGTTAAATTTGGTCGCTGGAAGAACTTCTCCCCGCAAGCCATGGATATCGCTCTTGGTTACTACGGCCAGACTCCTGCGCCCGTGAATCAGGAGGTTCGGGACTTGGCCGCCAAGAAGACCGGCAAAGACCCGATCACCTGCCGTCCTGCAGATCTGCAGAAGCCACGCATGGAACAGCTCGCCGCCGAACTCCGCGAAAAAGGGTATCCGGACGACGAAGAGCACTGCGTCATCTGGGCCATGTTCCCGCAGGGGATTGAGAACCTTTATAAGAAAAAGGCTGAAGGGGAGGCTCCCGCGGCCGCCGCAAAGCCTGCGGCCGCAGCCGCTCCTCAAGGGGCCGCTCCTGCCCCGGCTACTCCGGTTGGTTCTGGACGGTTCTCCCGCATGAAGGTGGCGATCAACGGCACGAGTCACGACGTGAGCGTCGAAGAGCTTTAG
- a CDS encoding DUF1318 domain-containing protein yields the protein MRKIFPFALLLLTLASSAFAAASAQDMRDARERIIERLPELENLWNRGLTGESNEGYIVARSSLNSTQIGWIQAENRDRVILYSYVAERTGSDLFEVSRERAALIAEMAKGGLWIQDDFGNWKRK from the coding sequence ATGCGCAAAATTTTCCCATTCGCTCTTCTTCTCCTCACCCTCGCCTCCTCCGCTTTCGCGGCGGCCTCCGCTCAGGACATGCGCGATGCCCGCGAACGCATCATCGAGCGCCTGCCCGAGCTAGAGAACCTCTGGAACCGCGGCCTGACCGGTGAAAGCAACGAAGGCTACATCGTCGCCCGCTCATCCCTGAACAGCACCCAGATCGGGTGGATCCAGGCCGAAAACCGCGATAGGGTCATCCTCTACTCGTACGTTGCCGAACGAACCGGAAGCGATCTCTTTGAAGTCTCCCGCGAACGCGCCGCCCTGATTGCCGAAATGGCCAAAGGTGGCCTGTGGATCCAAGACGATTTCGGAAACTGGAAACGGAAGTAA
- the atpC gene encoding ATP synthase F1 subunit epsilon, whose product MKLTIITPERTAFDGEADSVVLNTVEGEIGILPGHLPLVTLLRAGDVQVEHQGQKQFLAVDKGFAEVSEDKIRVLTEAAIDVEEIDLEAVSKAEERARRYLAEAEGKPDLDPHELDQIQGSLRFAVAQRLAKGRRSR is encoded by the coding sequence ATGAAACTGACGATCATTACCCCCGAAAGAACCGCCTTCGACGGCGAGGCCGACTCAGTCGTTCTCAACACGGTTGAAGGGGAGATCGGCATCCTTCCCGGACACCTTCCGCTGGTGACTCTCCTGCGTGCCGGTGATGTTCAAGTCGAGCATCAAGGGCAAAAGCAGTTTCTGGCGGTCGATAAGGGATTTGCTGAAGTGAGCGAAGACAAGATTCGCGTTCTCACCGAGGCGGCCATTGACGTCGAGGAAATCGATCTTGAAGCCGTGAGTAAGGCTGAAGAGCGCGCCCGTCGTTACCTGGCTGAAGCCGAAGGAAAGCCCGATCTCGATCCACACGAGCTGGACCAAATCCAAGGAAGTCTCCGTTTCGCGGTCGCTCAACGATTGGCCAAGGGCCGTCGTTCGCGCTAA
- the atpD gene encoding F0F1 ATP synthase subunit beta translates to MENIGKIVQVIGPVVDVKFDEDNVPKIYQALSTSFEVGGEKQKVVLEVQQHLGEGVVRAVAMSSTEGLVRGLDAVDTGDAITVPVGRGVLGRIFNVTGDPVDERGEVTYTKRSPIHRQPPALVDQDVEANILETGIKVIDLICPFIKGGKVGAFGGAGVGKTVVIMELINNIAKAHGGFSVFCGVGERSREGNDLYHEMSDSGVIDQENIENSKVALVYGQMNEPPGARMRVGLSGLTMAEYFRDEENQDVLLFVDNIFRFSQAGSEVSALLGRAPSAVGYQPTLSAEMGNLQERITSTKQGSITSFQAVYVPADDLTDPAPANTFAHLDSTIVLERRIAELGIYPAVDPLASTSNALDPSIVGEEHFRVARGVQDVLQRYKDLQDIIAILGIDELSEEDKKTVFRARKIQKYLSQPFHVAEVFTGFAGKYVAVSETIRGFKMILDGELDHLSENDFSYKGSIDEVLESVEKAK, encoded by the coding sequence ATGGAAAATATCGGAAAGATCGTGCAAGTGATCGGCCCTGTCGTCGACGTGAAGTTTGACGAAGACAATGTGCCGAAGATTTATCAAGCTCTGTCCACTTCATTCGAAGTGGGTGGCGAAAAACAGAAGGTTGTTCTCGAAGTGCAACAGCACCTCGGAGAAGGAGTGGTCCGAGCAGTTGCTATGTCCTCCACGGAAGGCCTTGTCCGTGGGCTCGACGCAGTCGATACCGGAGACGCCATCACGGTTCCCGTGGGACGTGGAGTTCTCGGTCGCATCTTTAACGTCACCGGTGACCCAGTCGACGAGCGGGGCGAAGTCACTTATACCAAGCGCAGCCCCATCCACCGTCAGCCGCCAGCATTGGTCGACCAAGACGTGGAAGCCAACATTCTCGAAACCGGGATCAAGGTTATCGACCTGATCTGCCCCTTCATTAAGGGGGGTAAAGTGGGTGCCTTCGGGGGTGCCGGTGTGGGTAAGACCGTCGTCATCATGGAGCTCATCAACAACATCGCCAAGGCGCACGGTGGTTTCTCCGTGTTCTGCGGGGTGGGGGAACGCTCTCGTGAGGGGAATGACCTTTACCACGAAATGTCCGATTCGGGGGTTATCGACCAGGAGAACATCGAAAACTCCAAGGTTGCCCTCGTTTACGGTCAGATGAATGAGCCTCCCGGCGCTCGTATGCGCGTCGGTCTGAGTGGTTTGACCATGGCGGAATACTTCCGTGATGAGGAAAATCAGGACGTGTTGCTCTTCGTCGACAACATCTTCCGTTTCTCCCAAGCAGGTTCTGAGGTCTCGGCTCTTCTCGGCCGCGCACCTTCCGCTGTGGGTTACCAGCCAACCCTTTCCGCAGAAATGGGGAACCTGCAGGAGCGAATCACTTCGACCAAGCAAGGTTCGATTACTTCATTCCAGGCGGTTTACGTCCCGGCGGATGACTTGACTGACCCGGCTCCGGCCAACACCTTTGCCCACCTTGACTCGACCATCGTTCTCGAACGTCGGATCGCTGAGCTCGGGATCTACCCGGCTGTCGACCCGCTCGCTTCGACTTCGAACGCGCTCGATCCTTCGATTGTCGGAGAGGAGCACTTCCGCGTTGCCCGTGGGGTGCAGGACGTTCTTCAGCGTTACAAGGACCTGCAGGACATCATTGCCATTCTCGGGATTGATGAGCTTTCCGAAGAAGACAAGAAGACCGTTTTCCGCGCTCGTAAGATCCAGAAGTATCTCTCCCAGCCCTTCCACGTGGCGGAGGTGTTTACCGGATTTGCCGGTAAATATGTTGCCGTCTCGGAGACGATCCGTGGGTTCAAGATGATTCTCGACGGCGAGCTCGATCACCTTTCTGAGAACGATTTCTCCTACAAGGGTTCCATTGACGAGGTCCTCGAGTCTGTCGAGAAGGCCAAGTAA
- the atpG gene encoding ATP synthase F1 subunit gamma: protein MANTRDIRNRIKSVKNTAQITRAMQLVAASKMKKAQDVALKGRDYGRGLLSVLVNLCSRFEEQQSWHPYLENREIKRRGILLVTSDRGLCGPLNSNLFRKILTLDETTPIRWFNIGRKGRQFLTRTQRDLAADFTVSDNATFAEVRPIIDAMDEQFRKGEIDTIEILAPQFINTLAQEPRLTPLVPLTSLREFIAEHASEFGEPSKDDREMLFEPSPEEVVSTILDLFIRKAIYQRILGAKASEHSARMVAMKSATDNAKSLVDDLTLEYNKARQAAITQEILEISAATFFN, encoded by the coding sequence ATGGCTAACACGCGCGACATCCGGAACCGGATTAAGAGTGTCAAGAACACCGCCCAGATTACACGGGCGATGCAGCTTGTCGCGGCGTCCAAGATGAAAAAGGCCCAGGACGTGGCCCTCAAAGGTCGTGATTACGGCCGGGGGCTTCTATCCGTTCTGGTCAACCTGTGCTCCCGATTTGAAGAGCAGCAATCCTGGCACCCGTATCTCGAAAATCGGGAAATTAAGCGACGCGGGATTCTCCTCGTCACCTCGGACCGCGGCCTTTGCGGCCCGCTCAATTCGAACCTCTTCCGGAAGATTCTGACTCTGGACGAGACGACTCCGATTCGCTGGTTCAACATCGGGCGGAAAGGGCGCCAATTCCTGACTCGCACGCAACGCGATCTCGCCGCTGATTTTACCGTTTCGGATAACGCCACTTTTGCAGAGGTGCGTCCGATCATCGACGCCATGGATGAACAATTCCGCAAGGGAGAGATCGATACGATCGAGATCCTCGCTCCCCAGTTCATCAACACCTTGGCGCAGGAGCCCCGGCTCACTCCATTGGTTCCCCTGACCAGCCTTCGGGAGTTCATCGCCGAGCACGCAAGTGAGTTCGGAGAACCTTCCAAGGACGATCGGGAAATGCTTTTCGAGCCGAGCCCGGAAGAAGTCGTTTCGACGATTCTCGATCTTTTCATTCGCAAGGCGATCTACCAACGGATCCTCGGCGCGAAGGCCTCCGAGCACAGTGCCCGGATGGTCGCCATGAAGTCGGCTACGGACAACGCTAAGAGCCTCGTCGACGACCTCACTCTCGAATACAACAAGGCCCGTCAGGCCGCCATTACGCAGGAGATTCTCGAAATTTCCGCCGCTACCTTCTTCAATTAA
- the atpA gene encoding F0F1 ATP synthase subunit alpha: MSSIVEQIEKEISNLETSTQESNVGSVLSTADGVARVSGLSKVMYNEMIEFPGGIYGIALNLEEDEVGAVILGDVANIREGDTVKTTGRLLSVPVGKALLGRVVDAIGNPVDGKGNIESETTYPVEKIAPGIISRKSVDQPLQTGIMAIDSMIPIGRGQRELIIGDRQTGKTTIAIDTIINQANINRVGMESGDPDFRPVYSIYVAVGQKNSNVARTINALEKAGALEFTTIVTAPAGDNPANQYLAPFSGAAMGEYFMQNGMDALIVYDDLSKHAVAYRQMSLILKRPSGREAYPGDVFYLHSRLLERSARLGEKYGNGSLTALPIIETQAGDVSAYIPTNVISITDGQVFLETDLFNQGVRPAISVGLSVSRVGSAAQIKAAKQVAGKVKLQLAQYRELAAFAQFGSDLDAKTKSQLDRGARLVEVFKQPAFSPKPIEVQVAILWSVENAFFDDVEVNKVQEGTASLEEYLTDRKADVLTKIRTEAKLTDEVTAELKVAVEEWKRTFA; the protein is encoded by the coding sequence ATGAGCAGCATTGTCGAACAGATCGAAAAAGAGATTTCCAATCTGGAAACCTCGACTCAGGAGTCGAACGTCGGTTCCGTCCTCTCCACCGCCGACGGCGTGGCCCGCGTAAGCGGCCTCTCGAAGGTGATGTATAACGAGATGATCGAATTCCCCGGCGGAATTTACGGGATCGCGTTGAACTTGGAGGAAGATGAAGTCGGTGCCGTCATCCTCGGGGATGTGGCCAACATCCGTGAAGGGGACACCGTCAAAACGACGGGGCGCCTTCTTTCCGTCCCGGTCGGCAAAGCTCTTCTGGGACGCGTAGTCGACGCCATCGGGAATCCGGTCGACGGCAAGGGCAACATCGAATCTGAAACGACTTATCCGGTTGAGAAGATCGCTCCTGGGATCATCTCCCGTAAGTCGGTTGACCAACCGCTGCAGACCGGGATCATGGCCATTGACTCGATGATTCCGATCGGTCGTGGACAGCGCGAGCTCATCATCGGTGACCGCCAGACCGGGAAGACCACGATCGCCATCGATACCATCATCAATCAGGCGAACATCAACCGCGTGGGAATGGAATCCGGAGATCCCGACTTCCGCCCCGTTTACTCGATTTACGTTGCGGTCGGGCAGAAGAACTCGAACGTGGCCCGCACGATCAATGCCCTTGAAAAGGCTGGCGCTCTTGAGTTCACCACCATCGTTACCGCTCCGGCTGGCGATAACCCTGCCAACCAATACCTCGCTCCTTTCTCGGGCGCGGCAATGGGAGAATACTTCATGCAGAACGGCATGGACGCGCTCATCGTTTATGATGACCTCTCCAAGCACGCCGTGGCTTATCGCCAGATGTCTCTGATTCTGAAGCGCCCCTCCGGTCGTGAAGCGTATCCGGGTGACGTTTTCTACCTCCACAGCCGGCTCCTCGAGCGTTCGGCTCGTCTCGGAGAGAAATACGGAAATGGTTCGTTGACCGCTCTGCCAATCATTGAAACCCAAGCCGGTGACGTTTCGGCTTACATCCCGACCAACGTGATTTCCATCACCGACGGTCAGGTCTTTCTCGAAACGGACCTCTTTAATCAAGGTGTTCGTCCCGCAATTTCGGTCGGTCTGTCCGTTTCCCGTGTGGGATCCGCAGCCCAGATCAAGGCGGCGAAGCAGGTCGCTGGTAAGGTGAAGCTGCAACTCGCCCAGTATCGCGAACTCGCAGCCTTTGCCCAGTTTGGTTCCGACCTCGATGCCAAGACCAAGAGTCAGCTCGACCGCGGTGCCCGCTTGGTGGAAGTCTTTAAACAGCCCGCCTTCTCGCCGAAGCCCATTGAAGTGCAGGTGGCGATCCTCTGGTCGGTGGAGAACGCTTTCTTCGACGACGTCGAGGTCAACAAGGTCCAAGAAGGAACCGCGAGCCTTGAGGAATACCTTACTGATCGGAAGGCCGACGTCCTCACTAAAATCCGCACGGAAGCGAAGCTCACTGACGAGGTGACGGCAGAGCTCAAAGTTGCCGTGGAAGAGTGGAAACGCACTTTCGCTTGA
- a CDS encoding F0F1 ATP synthase subunit delta, translating into MRKNPRARKLATRLLAICRDDEGLLSADKVGEVLAALHAKPPRDYRDVLHYLAFLAEREIAASTARVTSGKALSESSIESIRSRFSAKYGRSITVENHEDPSMIAGTRVQVGDDVYEISIPSRLAAVGS; encoded by the coding sequence ATGCGCAAAAATCCTCGAGCGAGAAAACTGGCGACCCGGTTGTTGGCAATTTGCCGCGATGACGAGGGGCTTTTGTCTGCCGATAAGGTAGGGGAAGTGCTGGCTGCCCTGCACGCCAAGCCGCCGCGGGATTACCGCGACGTTCTCCACTATCTGGCTTTCCTCGCCGAGCGTGAGATTGCCGCATCGACCGCCCGGGTCACTTCGGGGAAGGCGTTGAGCGAAAGCTCGATCGAGAGCATCCGCTCCCGTTTCTCGGCCAAATACGGCCGATCGATTACCGTCGAAAATCATGAAGATCCTTCCATGATCGCCGGAACCCGTGTTCAAGTCGGTGACGACGTTTACGAAATTTCCATTCCATCCAGGCTTGCAGCGGTTGGTAGCTGA
- the atpF gene encoding F0F1 ATP synthase subunit B, translating into MLTQFLTQLTLAAAPAVEGESGGPIQTIVQHFGLDTGFFFGQTINFLIVAALLYFLAFRPILRTVSERQTKIEDGLRYSEEMKAKLAEAEKSHEETLRKASVEAQNILKEAKAQAAALIETKTEEARTKAEDIIRRGEESLTAERKKMLDEVHEEVTRLVVATTRKVLDRELSDAEKSSFSDRAASELTESLR; encoded by the coding sequence ATGCTCACCCAATTCCTGACTCAGCTCACCCTCGCCGCCGCACCGGCTGTCGAAGGTGAATCCGGTGGACCGATCCAAACGATCGTCCAACACTTCGGCCTGGATACTGGCTTTTTCTTTGGGCAGACGATCAACTTCCTGATCGTCGCTGCGCTGCTTTACTTCCTCGCATTCCGGCCGATCCTGCGCACGGTCTCCGAGCGCCAGACGAAGATCGAAGACGGCCTCCGCTACTCGGAAGAGATGAAGGCGAAGCTCGCTGAAGCCGAAAAGAGTCACGAAGAGACCCTTCGTAAGGCATCGGTTGAAGCACAAAATATTTTGAAGGAAGCCAAGGCCCAGGCTGCGGCCCTCATCGAAACCAAGACCGAGGAAGCCCGCACCAAGGCCGAAGACATCATCCGCCGTGGCGAGGAATCTCTCACCGCCGAGCGCAAGAAGATGCTCGACGAGGTTCACGAAGAAGTGACCCGCTTGGTCGTGGCAACCACCCGCAAGGTGCTGGACCGCGAACTATCCGACGCGGAGAAATCCTCCTTCAGCGATCGCGCCGCCTCCGAACTTACCGAATCTCTCCGATAA
- a CDS encoding ATP synthase F0 subunit C: MLNILAELSGDLGAGLTAGLGCFAAALGVGLVGTKAVEAVGRNPGAATAILVQSIIGMALAEAVAFYSLFLYQG, translated from the coding sequence ATGTTGAACATCCTTGCAGAACTCTCTGGCGATCTTGGAGCCGGCCTCACCGCTGGATTAGGTTGCTTCGCTGCAGCCCTCGGTGTGGGTCTCGTTGGAACGAAGGCGGTTGAAGCCGTCGGCCGTAACCCAGGTGCTGCCACCGCGATCCTCGTGCAGAGCATCATCGGTATGGCGCTCGCTGAGGCGGTTGCCTTCTACTCGTTGTTCCTGTACCAGGGCTAA